From Amycolatopsis sp. WQ 127309:
CGGGCCGACGCCCGCGAGCTGGATCCGCGCGTCGCCCGCGCGGAGCGTCGCCTGGAAGACCTCGCCCGCGGCGTCGCAGAAGCGGACCTCCTCGGTGAACCCGAAGACCCTGGTCAGCCAGGCCAGCGCCGCGGTGGCGTCGGCGTAGTAGAGGTAGGGCGCCAAGCCCCGGTACCCGCTGCTCATGGCGGCACAGTCCATCACGTCCCGTTCACGGACGTGTGTTAGCCCCTCTCCCGAGGTAAAGTGGGAGTGACCATGACGGACGCCGCAGCTGCTTCGCAGCCTCCCGAGGAGTCGCGGTTCCATGCCTTCCGCCAGGCCGAAGACCTCGTCGGCCGCCGTCGCCCGCTCGACGCGCTGAAGGCGTTGCAACCGCTCCTGGAATCCGAGACGGACAAACCGTCGGTGCACCTGCTCGCCGGGCGCGCCTACTTCCACTCCGCCCAGTTGCGGCGCGCCGAGCAGGCGTTCACGCGGGTGCTGGAGCTGGATCCGACGGACCACTACGCCCGCTTCATCCTGGGCCGCACCCTCCAGCGCCTCGGCCGGTTCGTCGAGGCACTGGCGCAGATGCGGATGGCCTCGGCGATGAACCCGGTGCCGGAGTACCTGGAAGCGATCAGCGAGGTCAAGGCGCACATCGCGCTGCGCGACTGAGCACCTCCCCCGAAGGACCGGGCACCAGGGCCGGAGGACCGTACTTTCGGCCGATCTCTCCGGGCCCCTCGGCCGATCCGCGAACCCCCCTCCGCGGGCGAAGCTGGTTCCAGACCGCAAGGAACCAGGAGGGAACGAAAATGGGGATCTTCGCCACGTTGGGTGCCTACGCCGGAGTGCTGCTGCTGGTGCTGATGGCCGTCACGCCGTTGTTCGCCGACCGCGAGCTGTGAGCCGTTACGGCGCGACGCTCGCCTCCGCGTAGGCGTCCGCCGCGCTGAAGACGTCCTGGCCGTACGTCACGGCCGAGTTGTAGAACAGCACCGCCCGCCACCAGCCGGCCGGGGTGCCCAGGTCGTCGCCGCCCGAGCACAGGTAGCGCGCCGCCGTGAAGGCCGCGTCGTCGACGTTCTGGGGGTCCGGCGTACCGCCGTCGCCGTTGGCGCGCTCCTGGTACTTCTTCCACGTCGCCGGCGGGAACTGCAGCGGGCCGATCAGGTGGTCCCACGACTTGTCGCCGTCGAGCTTGCCGCCGTCGGTGTCGTGCACCGCCGGGACGCCGGGAGAGCCGTCCAGCGGCGGGCCGACCACCGGCATGACGACGCGGCCGTCCGGCCGGATCGCCGAGAGGTCGAACTTCCCGCGCTCGGCCTCGACCCGGCCGATGCCCGCGAGCGTCGCCCACGACAGGTGGCACGTCGGCTTCTGGCGCTGCATCCACATCTCCGCCCGGCCGTACGCCGAAACCACGCGCGCCGGGATGTGCGTCTTGTCCGCGACGCGCGCCGACCACGCGTCGAGCTCGGCCTGGTCGGACACCTGCGGCCGGTCGACCGGCGCGGCGAGCCCGGCCCGCGGCGACTCCGCGCCGGGCTGCGGGCGCTGCACCGGGATCGCGAGCGCCGGCTGGGCCGGGGGCGGGGCCGCCGGCGCGTCCGGGTTCCGGACACCGATGGTGAGCACGAGGACCACTCCGGTGAGCACCAGACCCACCGCGAGCGCCGCCCGGCCGAGATAGCGCCGCGGTGGACCACCCGAGGGCGGCGAGTCCGGAGGCGTGACGGTCGGCTGAGCGGTTTCGGCCACCCGATCAGGTTACGGAGCCACTCAAGAGGGACCACGGACGCCTGACCAGGCAAACGCAGGGTAAAAACAGGTCTGCTGCCAGCGACGTCACAGATTTTGTTATCGAGTCGACGCGCAGTGCGCTGACCTGCGGTTACCCTAACCTAACTTCCACCCTCGGTCCCTTTTGCCCGGTTCTTCGGGCTTCCCCGGACGTGCGCTCGCTGGACTTACAGGTGAGCCTTACCTAAAAACTTCACGGGACCAGAAGAACAGGGAGGTGGACCGGTGTTGTTCTCGAGCGCGCTGATCGGGCTACGCGAAGGCCTGGAGGCTGCGCTCGTCGTCAGCATCCTCGTGGCCTTCCTGGTCAAGACCGAGCGACGCCACGCGCTGCGCTGGGTGTGGCCCGGGGTCGGCGCGGCGGTGCTGCTGTCGATCGCCGTCGGCGCGGTCCTGACCTACACGACCGCCCAGCTCTCGTTCGAGCACCAGGAGCTGCTCGGCGGGAGCCTGTCGATCGTCGCCGTCGTGTTCGTCACGGCGATGATCTTCTGGATGCGCAAGGCGTCCAAGAGCATCGCCGCCGAGCTGCGCGGGAAGATGGACGACGCGCTGGACGTCGGCCCGATGGCCGTGCTGCTGCTGTCCTTCCTCGCGGTCGGCCGCGAGGGCCTCGAAACCGCCGTGTTCTTCTACTCCGCCGTCCAGACCGCGCAGTCGGACACCGCGCAGCCGCTGATCGGGTTCGCCATCGGCATCGCGGCCGCGGTCGTCCTGGCGTTCCTGCTCTACAAGGGCGCCGTCCGCTTCGACCTGGGCAAGTTCTTCACGATCACCGGCGTGCTGCTGGTGTTCGTCGCCGCCGGCGTGCTCGGCTACGGCCTGCACGACCTCCAGGAGGCCGCGTTCCTGCCGGGCATCGGCACCCTCGCCTTCGACGCGTCCAACGTGCTGCCGGAGACGTCCTGGTACGGCGCTCTGCTCAAGGGCATCCTCAACTATTCGCAGCAGACGACCGTGCTGCAGGCCATCGCGTGGGTCGCCTACGTCGTCATCGTGCTGCCCCTCTTCCTCAAGCCCAGCAAGAAGACCGCGCCGGCGCCCGCCGCCGCGGCCGCCCCGAAGGAGTGACCGTGCGCAAGACCCACAGAACCCCGCTGGCCCTGGTGGCCGGCGCCGCCGCGCTGGTGACGCTCGCCGCGTGCGACGGCCAGGGCGGCAGCGGCGACGCGGCCCAGACCGGCGCGGCCGGCGGCCCGATCAAGGTCGAGGCCTCGGACACCACGTGCACCGTCTCCGTCAACACCGCGGCCGCGGGCAACGTCACCTTCGAGATCACCAACAAGGGCGCCAAGGTCACCGAGTTCTACCTCTACGCCGAGGGCGACCGGATCATCGGCGAGGTCGAGAACATCGCTCCCGGCCTCAACCGGCGGCTGATCGTCGAGGCGTCCGACGCGGGCAAGTACCAGACCGCGTGCAAGCCGGGCATGGCCGGCAACGGCATCCGCGGCGACTTCACCATCACCGGCGGCGCGCCGAAGCAGGCCGACGCCAACGCGCAGAAGGCCGCGGCCACCAAGAGCTACGCCGACTACGTCGCGAACAACACCGCCGCGCTGGAGGAGCAGACGGGCAAGTTCGTCGACCTCGTCAAGGCCGGCAAGGTCGACGAGGCGAAGGCCGCGTACGCGACCACCCGCGTCTACTACGAGCGCATCGAGCCGGTGGCCGAGAAGTTCGGCGACCTGGACCCGGCCATCGACGTGCGCGAGGCCGACCTCGAGCCGGGCCAGCAGTTCACCGGCTTCCACCGGCTGGAGAAGGACCTCTACGTGACCGGCCTCAAGCCGGACAGCCCGCAGATCGCGGACAAGCTGCTCACCGACGTCAAGGACCTGGTCTCGAAGACGAAGACCCTCGAGCTGACCGCGCTCGACCTGGCGAACGGCGCGAAGGGCCTGCTCGACGAGGTCGCCACCGGCAAGATCACCGGCGAGGAGGAGACCTTCTCGCACACGGACCTGTGGGACTTCCAGGCCAACGTGGACGGCTCGAAGGGCGCGATCGCCTCGCTGCGGCCGCTGCTGCAGGAGCGCGACCCCGCCCTCGTGTCCACTTTGGACAAGGAGTTCGCGAACGTGCAGGGCCTGCTCGACAAGACCCGCGTCGGTGACGGCTACAAGCTGTACGACCAGCTGTCGCAGGACGAGATCAAGGCGTTCGCCAGTGCCGTCGACGCGCTGAGCGAGCCGCTGAGCAAGGTTGCGGAGGTTGTTTCCAAGTGACCGAGAACGGCACCCGCGTCTCCCGTCGGAAGCTCTTCGGCCTGGCGGGAGCGGGTGTCGCGCTCGCCGGGGCCGGGGCCGCGGCGGGCATCGGGATCGACAAAGCGACCAGCGGCAACGCCGAAGCGGCGGTGACCACCGTCGACTTCCACGGCGAGCACCAGGCCGGGATCGTCACGCCGGCCCAGGCGAACCTGCACTTCGCCGCCCTGGACGTCACCACCAAGGACCGCGAGAAGCTGCGGCAGCTGCTCAAGACGTGGACCGACGCGGCCCGCCGGATGACGGCGGGCCAGGAGGTCGTCGCGAACGGCGCGGTCGGCGGCGGCGAGTTCGCCCCGCCGGGCGACACCGGCGAGGCGCTCGACCTGCCGGCGTCGCACCTGACGCTGACCATCGGCTTCGGGCCGTCGCTGTTCGACGGCCGCTTCGGCCTCGCGGCGAAGCGGCCGTCGCAGCTGATCGACCTGCCGCTGTTCCCGAAGGACAAGCTCGACCCCGCCCGCAGCGGCGGCGACCTATGCATCCAGGCGTGCGCGGACGACCCGCAGGTCGCCGTGCACGCCGTGCGCAACCTGGTGCGGCTCGGCTTCGGCGTCACCGAGGTCCGCTGGTCGCAGCTCGGCTTCGGCCGCAGCTCGTCGACGTCGCGGGCGCAGCAGACCCCGCGGAACCTGTTCGGGTTCAAGGACGGCACGAACAACATCAAGTCCGAGGACACCGACTTCCTGCGCGACCAGGTGTGGGCCACGCCGGCCGACGGGCAGGCCTGGATGGCGGGCGGCAGCTACCTGGTGGCGCGCCGGATCCGGATGCACATCGAGACGTGGGACCGCGAGACCCTCGACGGCCAGCAGCAGATCATCGGCCGCACCAAGGGCGTCGGCGCGGCCCTCGGCCAGCAAAACGAGTTCGACGAGATCGACCTGGACGTCGGCGGCGCGGGCGGCGAGAAGCTGATCGCCGAGGACGCCCACGTCCGGCTCGCGTCGCACCAGGCGCTGAACGGGACCCGGATCCTGCGCCGCGGCTACAACTTCGTCGACGGCTCGGACGGCGTCGGGCACCTGGAGGCCGGGTTGTTCTTCCTGGCGTTCAACCGGGACACGCGCAAGCAGTACGTCCCGATGCAGCAGGCGCTCTCGTCGAAGGACGCGATGATGGAGTACGTCCAGCACACGGGTTCGGCGCACTTCGCCGTCCCGCCGGGCGTTTCGCCGACCGGCTCCTGGGGCGACGCCCTGTTTGCCTAAAGGCTTTAGGTTGATCTACACTCGCTTTAGGCAAAAGGGAGTGTAGTCATGGTTCGTGCTGGGTTGACCACGGAACGCGTCGTGCGCGCCGGGGCGGAACTGGCCGATGAGGCCGGCTTCGAGCAGGTGACGCCGTCGGAGCTGGCGCGGCGGTTCGACGTCAAGGTCGCGAGCCTGTATTCGCACGTCAAGAACGCCCACGACCTGCGGACGAAGATCGCCCTGCTCGCACTGGAGGAGCTCGCCGACCGGGCGGCCGCCGCGCTGGCGGGGCGAGCGGGGCGCGACGCGCTCGTGGCCTTCGCCGACGTCTACCGCGACTACGCCCGGGAGCACCCCGGGCGGTACGCCGCGGCGCGGTTCCGGCTCGACCCGGAGACCGCCGCCGCGAGCGCCGGGGTCCGGCACTCGCAGATGATGCGCGCGATCCTGCGGGGTTACGACCTCACCGGGCCGGACGAGACGCACGCCGTGCGGTTGCTGGGCAGCGTCTTCCACGGCTACGTCGACCTGGAGTCCCAGGGCGGCTTCGACCACAGCTCCCCCGCCTCGCAGGAATCCTGGACCCGGCTCCTCGCCGTACTCGACACCCTTCTCCGCGATTGGCCGCAGACATGATCACCACCGCCCTCACCGCATCGCTGGTTCTCGGCGCGCTCGAACTGGAACCCACCGAGCTCGGCCTGGTGCCGCACCGGCTGCCCGCCCACGCGCGGGCCCAGAACACCGACCCGCGGCTGGCCATGGCCGAGGCGCAGCCCGCGGGCGTGCGGCTGCGGTTCCGGACCCGCGCCGACGTCGTCGAGCTGGAAACCCGGCCCACGAAGCTGGTGTACGCGGGTGCCCCGCCGCGCCCGGACGGCGTCTACGACCTGCTCGTCGACGGCCGCCTCGCGCAGTCGGGCGTGGTCGAGGGCGGCAGCACGCTGACCGTCGATCCGCGCACCGGCGCCGGGTCGCGGGCGGACGGCCCGACCGGCCGCGTCCGGTTCGCCGGGCTGGGCGACGGCGCCAAGGACGTCGAGATCTGGTTGCCGCACAACGAGATCACCGAGCTGGTGGCGTTGCGCACCGACGCGCCGGTCGAGACCGTGCCGGCCCGCGGCCGGGTCTGGCTGCACCACGGCAGCTCGATCAGCCACGGCTCGAACGCGGCGACGCCGTCCGGGACGTGGCCCGCGCTCGCCGCCACCGCCGCCGGAGTAGACCTGGTGAACCTCGGGTTCAGCGGCAACGCGCTGCTCGACCCGTTCACCGCCCGCGCGCTGCGCGACACCCCGGCCGACCTGATCAGCGTCAAGCTCGGCATCAACGTCGTCAACGCCGACCTGATGCGGCTGCGCGCGTTCGGCCCGGCCGTGCACGGGTTCCTCGACACCATCCGCGACGGGCACCCGGACACGCCGCTGCTGGTCGTCTCGCCGATCCTCTGCCCGATCCACGAACGGACGCCGGGGCCGGGCGACTTCGACCACGAGGCGCTGGCCGCGGGCGAGGTGCGGTTCCGGGCCACCGGCGACCCCGCCGAGACGGCGGCGGGCAAGCTGACGCTGGAGGTCATCCGCGCCGAGCTGGAGCGGATCGTGGCGGCCCGGCAGGACGCCCGGCTGCACTACCTCGACGGCCGCGAGCTGTACGGCGAAGCCGACTTCGCGGAGTTCCCGCTGCCGGACAACCTGCACCCGGACGCGGCGGCGCACCGCCGGATCGGCGAGCGGTTCACGAAGCTCGTGTTCGCCGACGGCGTCTTCTCTTGACTTCAAGCTCGCTTGAAGTTGAATGCTGGACGCATGTTCACCGAAGCAGAGCTCGCGTACCTCGCTGACCAGCCCCTCGGCCGCCTGGCGACGGCCCAGCCCGACGGCAAGCTCCAGGTCAACCCGGTCGGCTTCCGCTACAACCCCGACGAGAAGACCGTCGACGTCACCGGGCACAACCTGCGCACCAGCAAGAAGTTCCGCAACATCGCGACGAACGACCAGGTCGCGTTCGTCGTCGACGACCTCCCGTCGACGAACCCGTGGCGGGTCCGCTGCCTGGAGATCCGCGGCCGCGCGGAGGCACTGGTCGGCGTCAGCCTGCCGGACAACCACTTCGACGACGCGGTGATCCGCATCCACCCGGCCCGCATCCTCGCCTTCGGCGTCGAGGACTGGGACCGGGAGCCGCTGGAGCTGGAGACGAACATCCGCAACGTCTGACGTCGGTGCCGCCGGTGCGGGCGCTGGGGGTGCCCGCACCGGCGCCGGTCACTGGTGCACGCACCCGGCCCGGGTGCAGCGGAGCTGACCGAAGTCGTGGTCGTACTGGTCGGACAGGTGGATGTAGATCACCTGGACGCCGCCGACCTTGTTGATGGTGAGGACTTCCGAGAAGGACGGGTCGACCCCGGGGAACGTCGCGTCGCACTCGACGGGGCTGGTGGAGGTGCCGTTGACACCCCAGACGCAGACCTCGCGGTAGCCGCTGACCGCGTGGATCGTGCCGGACACCGTCGCCGAACGGCCGTCGCTCCACCCGATGGTTCCCGCGGCCACACTGGCGCCGTACTCGATCCGCCACGGCGTCGTCACCGCCGCGTCGGCCACGGCCGCCGAACCGAACATCGCCGCCACGACCGCCGCTGCCGCGACCACCGACCTGATGACCCGCATGGAAAACCTCCCCACGCCCGGCACCGTGCCGGACTCCGGGAGGCTAGTGGCGGGCTCCGGGGAGACCCCAGGGTTTTGCGCATCCCGAAATGGCTCCACTGTGGACGGTCAGCCGCGCAGCACACGGTGGCCGTGCCCGGTGAGCCCGTGGCGCACCGACCGCCCGGTCCGCCGCGTGGCGACC
This genomic window contains:
- a CDS encoding tetratricopeptide repeat protein, which translates into the protein MTDAAAASQPPEESRFHAFRQAEDLVGRRRPLDALKALQPLLESETDKPSVHLLAGRAYFHSAQLRRAEQAFTRVLELDPTDHYARFILGRTLQRLGRFVEALAQMRMASAMNPVPEYLEAISEVKAHIALRD
- a CDS encoding murein transglycosylase, whose protein sequence is MLTGVVLVLTIGVRNPDAPAAPPPAQPALAIPVQRPQPGAESPRAGLAAPVDRPQVSDQAELDAWSARVADKTHIPARVVSAYGRAEMWMQRQKPTCHLSWATLAGIGRVEAERGKFDLSAIRPDGRVVMPVVGPPLDGSPGVPAVHDTDGGKLDGDKSWDHLIGPLQFPPATWKKYQERANGDGGTPDPQNVDDAAFTAARYLCSGGDDLGTPAGWWRAVLFYNSAVTYGQDVFSAADAYAEASVAP
- the efeU gene encoding iron uptake transporter permease EfeU — encoded protein: MLFSSALIGLREGLEAALVVSILVAFLVKTERRHALRWVWPGVGAAVLLSIAVGAVLTYTTAQLSFEHQELLGGSLSIVAVVFVTAMIFWMRKASKSIAAELRGKMDDALDVGPMAVLLLSFLAVGREGLETAVFFYSAVQTAQSDTAQPLIGFAIGIAAAVVLAFLLYKGAVRFDLGKFFTITGVLLVFVAAGVLGYGLHDLQEAAFLPGIGTLAFDASNVLPETSWYGALLKGILNYSQQTTVLQAIAWVAYVVIVLPLFLKPSKKTAPAPAAAAAPKE
- the efeO gene encoding iron uptake system protein EfeO, producing the protein MTVRKTHRTPLALVAGAAALVTLAACDGQGGSGDAAQTGAAGGPIKVEASDTTCTVSVNTAAAGNVTFEITNKGAKVTEFYLYAEGDRIIGEVENIAPGLNRRLIVEASDAGKYQTACKPGMAGNGIRGDFTITGGAPKQADANAQKAAATKSYADYVANNTAALEEQTGKFVDLVKAGKVDEAKAAYATTRVYYERIEPVAEKFGDLDPAIDVREADLEPGQQFTGFHRLEKDLYVTGLKPDSPQIADKLLTDVKDLVSKTKTLELTALDLANGAKGLLDEVATGKITGEEETFSHTDLWDFQANVDGSKGAIASLRPLLQERDPALVSTLDKEFANVQGLLDKTRVGDGYKLYDQLSQDEIKAFASAVDALSEPLSKVAEVVSK
- the efeB gene encoding iron uptake transporter deferrochelatase/peroxidase subunit yields the protein MTENGTRVSRRKLFGLAGAGVALAGAGAAAGIGIDKATSGNAEAAVTTVDFHGEHQAGIVTPAQANLHFAALDVTTKDREKLRQLLKTWTDAARRMTAGQEVVANGAVGGGEFAPPGDTGEALDLPASHLTLTIGFGPSLFDGRFGLAAKRPSQLIDLPLFPKDKLDPARSGGDLCIQACADDPQVAVHAVRNLVRLGFGVTEVRWSQLGFGRSSSTSRAQQTPRNLFGFKDGTNNIKSEDTDFLRDQVWATPADGQAWMAGGSYLVARRIRMHIETWDRETLDGQQQIIGRTKGVGAALGQQNEFDEIDLDVGGAGGEKLIAEDAHVRLASHQALNGTRILRRGYNFVDGSDGVGHLEAGLFFLAFNRDTRKQYVPMQQALSSKDAMMEYVQHTGSAHFAVPPGVSPTGSWGDALFA
- a CDS encoding TetR/AcrR family transcriptional regulator, encoding MVRAGLTTERVVRAGAELADEAGFEQVTPSELARRFDVKVASLYSHVKNAHDLRTKIALLALEELADRAAAALAGRAGRDALVAFADVYRDYAREHPGRYAAARFRLDPETAAASAGVRHSQMMRAILRGYDLTGPDETHAVRLLGSVFHGYVDLESQGGFDHSSPASQESWTRLLAVLDTLLRDWPQT
- a CDS encoding GDSL-type esterase/lipase family protein, with translation MITTALTASLVLGALELEPTELGLVPHRLPAHARAQNTDPRLAMAEAQPAGVRLRFRTRADVVELETRPTKLVYAGAPPRPDGVYDLLVDGRLAQSGVVEGGSTLTVDPRTGAGSRADGPTGRVRFAGLGDGAKDVEIWLPHNEITELVALRTDAPVETVPARGRVWLHHGSSISHGSNAATPSGTWPALAATAAGVDLVNLGFSGNALLDPFTARALRDTPADLISVKLGINVVNADLMRLRAFGPAVHGFLDTIRDGHPDTPLLVVSPILCPIHERTPGPGDFDHEALAAGEVRFRATGDPAETAAGKLTLEVIRAELERIVAARQDARLHYLDGRELYGEADFAEFPLPDNLHPDAAAHRRIGERFTKLVFADGVFS
- a CDS encoding PPOX class F420-dependent oxidoreductase; this translates as MFTEAELAYLADQPLGRLATAQPDGKLQVNPVGFRYNPDEKTVDVTGHNLRTSKKFRNIATNDQVAFVVDDLPSTNPWRVRCLEIRGRAEALVGVSLPDNHFDDAVIRIHPARILAFGVEDWDREPLELETNIRNV